CGggctcaaacgtcattggtctgtattttctacagacgttaaccaataggcttcagtcacggagtaaacaggattttcccccatagcgtcagctaaactgacgcaatgcttcattcccgttatttcagggaaccggggttacgtgagtaacctaagggTTCTCTGTTAAGTTCCTTTTTTTTAACCACAGAAACCACATACTGTACTAGTGTGAAAATCTCAGTCTGTTTCAATCATTAttgtgaaatgaataaacaatttCAGCCCACAATGTTCTTTAATTCAAACATATTCACATTAACATACATTACAAACACGCTTAATACGCAACACACAGTGCACTGCAGCTTTTTGCAAatagtttgtgtgtttattgcaTTGCAAGTGCAcacaaaatatttcaaaaatatggTTTTGGAGATTAGCATATTAAAGCTTCTTACATCATCACCCCACCCCTAATTCCTTTGATAAAAGAGGAAATCAGCAAAATTGTTCATGCAAACATTTTCAGACTTGACAACATCTACCTGATGACATAAGGACAGCAATAAAGAAATTCAAAAAGATAACGGTATTTACATCTATTTACATCTATCTTACAGTTTTATGTTTTTGTgcctttttaaataaaattatatggaCATGTTGGGGACAATTTACTTTCATTATAATTGATTGAAATTATTTCCCACTTTTTTGTtaaacatgatctcacaaattttttgctaatttttccgtggcattttcACGGATCTCCAAATATTTCCGTGGCCttgccacagactttcttttccgtggcattctcacggattggttactcaactgttttgtcttattttcttaccattgtcgcttcggtttagggttagatttacataaaatgacatccctacccaaacacaactctaaccccaacgccaggcgacaattgattaaagtttagcaaatataaaagaatacaccccccccaaaaaaaaatagtataaaccaatacttaaagtgacatactaaagcaaacagcaaatctaaccctaaaccgaagcgacaatggttacataacttgtaaatctgagttgatttaacaaaacatttttaaggcatcaaagtatttttaacagtgcagtatttcaaatacatgaaCTGTTTAACAGGGATTTTTAGCATgactttttaagttgatccaacttttcaattttacagtgtacatgagCTCTAGGAGACATTAACACTTTAATCTAGAATGATTTACAGTGCATCCAAACTACATCAGCATGTCCTGAAGATTAAACTATATTGCTAGCACCAAAACTGTAATTCCCCATTATTTACACaattattacattaaatatcaaTCAGTCAAAAACTGAATGGATAGTTTAAACTAATTGTGGGTGAATAAACAGGTTCACTTTTCACTGTGCATTAGTTTGTAATCATGAgtgatttctctctcttttctttctGCAGTGGGCACAACTATGGGACATCAAAATCTGACTGAACTCCAAACAACAATTAGTCCAATCAAAATGCAGGAGAAGAGCCTTTTAAGCATCTTCATGATATGCATTTATTTTGTCACTTTAGTCGTAGGTGTCATTGGAAATGGACTCGTCATCTTTGTGACCGGCTACAAAATGAAGACGACAGTCAACTCCATTTGGTTTCTCAACTTGGCGATTGCAGACTTCTGTTTCCTTTCATTCTTGATTTTGAACATTGTTGTTGCCTTTGACAAAAGTACACTTAACATCAACAAATTTATTATGGCATGTTTGACTTTTGATATTGCTCTAAATATGTTTGCAAGTGTTTTCTTTCTGACAGTTATCAGTGTGGATCGATGTCTGTGCACATGGTTTATTGTTTGGGTTCAGAACAAACGAACTTTAGTCAAAGCCAGAATCATCAGTGTATTTGTGTGGATTTTATCCATCTGCTGCAGCCTCCCTGTTGGCATTGCTCGTTATGTACTTAACAATGAAAGTAACATCAATGTCTATATGTCTCTGGTCACATACATGTTTATTGTGGGATTTCTAATTCCCTTTATAATCATTGCATCCTCATACATAGCAATTGGTGTGCGGGTAAAACGTCTCAAAACAGGAAATAACTTCCGGCCTTTTCGGGTCGTCATATCTGTGATTCTGGCTTTTTTCATATGCTGGTTTCCTTATCATGTTCACAAATTGTGTTTAATAAGTGCAGTGAAGTATAACTGGAGTTACAGTGCTATAGAGAAACTTAATAATGCATTTACTTTTGTAGAGTGTCTGGCTTATCTAAACAGTTGTCTGAACCCCATTCTCTATGTGTTTATGTGTGATGAGTATAAGAAGAAACTTAAAAAGTCTCTCCTGCTGGTGTTTGATGGGGCTTTTACTGAGGAGCATCTGGGTTTGAGATCAACTCCACTTCCTCAAAACTTTCAATGCCAGCAGGTAGTAAATGTTCAGACAGAAGAAACAACCTTCTGATCATTTGCTGGCagcaagagaaaaaaaacatttttatagtcTTTAGATGATTGGAGATATAAATTTGTAATTTGAAGATTAAGATTTCTCAAGTGCTCCTCCATTCTTCTGTGTTTAGACAAACAGAATGTCTCACTCCAAACTCTTGCCAACAGCTCAACGTATCGATGAAGAGGAAGTGAAGAATCAATCTACAAATTTCTTAAGTTAACTCTTTCactgaatgtttattttttgttttgttatacaCAACCATTATGTTATAACGTTACTAGAGtaaatctttcttttttaacCATCTTTTTTAAGTCGTCATAGctgaaaaaaagtttatttcaaGTTTAGaacattttgtaacatttctCAATATAAAGATCATTTTATGCTAAAATTGTGTCTTTATCTTATTGTTTCCTACAAACTACAGCCTTAACTCTACATTCACTAGATTAAAATATCAGGATAAACATAACAGTTACAGATTATTTATAATACTGAAGTcattaaatgttgcaaatgcTGTTACAACACTTAGGAGCGGTTTCCCAGAAAGGCTTTACTGTATCACAGACTCATATGTTTGAGTTGTTGAAATTTacaaaacaccttgtactgacatattttaacataatacCACTGCCATTGTTTTACCCAAGATGCACACCTGAAGGCAGGCttatttgtaaaaactactcTCCTATTGACTTTGCCATTTTATTGAAgcttttgtgtaaaaaatacactgtagtgtATGGTTAACCCACTAAAGTGCTGTAGAGTTTTTTTCTGCTATCTTCCGTGTTATTAGATACAACAGTGAATTTCATACATCTGCTGTAATCTTTCCAGTAAATTGATAACACTTCAGCCCACAGTGTATACTGCAATTGAAACATACAGCCACAGAAACAATCAAGAGACCatatgtataatatgtatattaacTTAAACATGTAGAGTGCCTGCAATTAAACCAGAtattcaaaagttcacactGATATGCGTATTTGGTGTGCTGTCCaaggagagggctctgagccTGAACCAGAACGAAGTggtttacatagaaatgataaAACAATCTAAGAGAACCCACTCGTCCCGTTGTCAATTATTGCTCTGGtagatattttaaatggtaatgtaacatttctcaaccaatcagaataaagcatttaaaggcggggtgcatgatctctacACGGCAGTGTCAATGCAAATagtttttgtgtgaaaatagaCTTGTGTTCCTGCAGTTTAATTGGTAGAGTTTTGTTTTAACAGTGCAAAAattcatgggtttgattcccagggaacacaaactAATAAAGCATTACCCTTCAcggcactgtaagtcactttggataataaatgtaattgtcagaaatgatgttttatataaacaagGTTTGGGAGGAGCTGATCAGACAATGAACTCGGCTGGCCTTCAATCATTAATCAATGAACATGGCTGGCTCTTAATCACTAATCAATGAACTTGGCTGGCTCtcaatgaacacggctggctCTCGATGATTAAGCAATGAACACGGCTGGTTATCAATCACTAATCAACACAACAACTTAGTACCAGCTCTATAAATAATCATAGAGTCCTTACCCTCAATTCTCTGGGACATTATTGCAAGATGTCCAGTCAAACAAACCCAGCACAGGAAATTCACCATACCACACAGGATTATCTCGGGCCTTCCGACAGCGGTCGGGATGTTTCAA
This sequence is a window from Misgurnus anguillicaudatus chromosome 24, ASM2758022v2, whole genome shotgun sequence. Protein-coding genes within it:
- the LOC129437383 gene encoding C3a anaphylatoxin chemotactic receptor-like: MGHQNLTELQTTISPIKMQEKSLLSIFMICIYFVTLVVGVIGNGLVIFVTGYKMKTTVNSIWFLNLAIADFCFLSFLILNIVVAFDKSTLNINKFIMACLTFDIALNMFASVFFLTVISVDRCLCTWFIVWVQNKRTLVKARIISVFVWILSICCSLPVGIARYVLNNESNINVYMSLVTYMFIVGFLIPFIIIASSYIAIGVRVKRLKTGNNFRPFRVVISVILAFFICWFPYHVHKLCLISAVKYNWSYSAIEKLNNAFTFVECLAYLNSCLNPILYVFMCDEYKKKLKKSLLLVFDGAFTEEHLGLRSTPLPQNFQCQQVVNVQTEETTF